A portion of the Microlunatus phosphovorus NM-1 genome contains these proteins:
- a CDS encoding DUF2200 domain-containing protein codes for MKVSRVFGISFSSVYPLYVAKVEKKGRTKDELDQVIGWLTGFDESELIEHLDAGTTLQDFFAAARLNPNASLITGVVCGIRVESIDDPLMQKIRYLDKLVDELAKGKSMEKILRS; via the coding sequence ATGAAGGTGAGCAGGGTCTTCGGCATCAGCTTCTCCTCGGTCTATCCCCTCTACGTGGCCAAGGTGGAGAAGAAGGGCCGCACCAAGGATGAACTGGACCAGGTCATCGGCTGGCTCACCGGCTTCGACGAGTCTGAGCTCATCGAGCATCTCGACGCAGGCACCACGCTCCAGGACTTCTTCGCTGCTGCTCGACTCAATCCGAACGCCTCGTTGATCACCGGCGTCGTCTGCGGGATCCGCGTGGAGTCCATCGACGACCCCCTGATGCAGAAGATCCGCTACCTGGACAAGCTGGTCGACGAACTCGCCAAGGGCAAGTCAATGGAGAAGATCCTCCGCTCCTGA